From Nitrospirota bacterium, a single genomic window includes:
- the rpsO gene encoding 30S ribosomal protein S15 yields the protein MALLKEAKTELIKQYRQHETDSGSPEVQIAVLTTRITYLTEHFKLHKKDHHSRRGLLLLVGRRRRLLDYLRGVSDARYRAVIERLGIRK from the coding sequence ATGGCATTACTTAAAGAAGCAAAGACCGAGTTGATCAAGCAGTATCGGCAGCATGAGACGGATTCCGGTTCTCCGGAAGTCCAGATCGCGGTGCTCACCACCCGGATCACGTATTTGACGGAGCATTTCAAGCTCCACAAGAAAGATCACCATTCGCGACGTGGCCTCCTGCTTTTGGTCGGCCGCCGTCGTCGTTTGCTCGATTATCTTCGTGGTGTCAGCGATGCCCGGTACCGTGCTGTGATCGAGCGATTGGGCATCAGAAAGTAG
- the pnp gene encoding polyribonucleotide nucleotidyltransferase: MVHTVEIEVAGRILRLETGRVARQADGSIWATYGDTVVLATAVASQVAKPGIDFLPLTVDYQEKSFAAGKIPGGYFKREARPSEKAVLTSRQIDRGLRPLFPEGYYFETQVIASVLSADQTGSSDILAIIASSAALTVSNIPFDNPIAGVRIGRLDGKFVVNPDLETVAKSELHLVVAGTADAVMMVEAGANELSEAIMLAAIELAHAEIKKIVAKIRELQALAGKPKRKVAKEQIDEALAAQVKALVAQGIRDAIMIPNKAARQEKLDEVKGNAVQKLKNAEDPNRERHVKLVFHELEYTEVRNMILEKGSRADGRGPADIRQITCEVSALPRTHGSAIFTRGETQSLAVVTLGTADDEQRIDALEGEYMRTFMLHYNFPPFSVGEARPLRSPGRREVGHGALAERALAPVIPSKEAFPYTLRIVSDILESNGSSSMATVCGGSLALMDAGVPVSKAVAGIAMGLIKEGDRVMILSDILGLEDHLGDMDFKVCGTRQGVTALQMDIKIGGITSALMQKALEQARAGRLHILGCMEKALQAPRTTLSAYAPRIFTMKVKQDKIREIIGPGGKTIRGIIADCGVKINVDDSGTVTIASVDGASAEKAKGMINRITEEVEIGKIYMGTVRKIMDFGAFVEVLPGTDGLVHISQLAHHRVQAVSDEVKEGDQILVKVMEVDRQGKIRLSRKEAMPAPAEGATSGPSAG, translated from the coding sequence ATGGTACACACAGTTGAAATAGAGGTTGCCGGTCGCATCCTGCGACTTGAGACCGGTCGTGTCGCACGACAGGCAGACGGTTCGATTTGGGCCACGTACGGCGATACCGTTGTGTTGGCGACAGCCGTTGCCTCACAGGTCGCCAAGCCCGGCATCGACTTCCTGCCCCTCACGGTCGATTATCAGGAAAAATCCTTCGCAGCAGGAAAGATCCCCGGCGGATATTTCAAGCGGGAAGCGCGCCCCTCTGAAAAGGCCGTGCTGACCAGCCGGCAGATCGATCGGGGGCTCCGTCCGCTATTCCCTGAAGGCTATTACTTCGAGACCCAAGTCATCGCGTCAGTCCTTTCAGCCGATCAGACCGGCTCGTCCGACATCCTCGCCATCATCGCGTCTTCTGCGGCCCTGACCGTTTCGAACATCCCCTTCGATAATCCGATCGCTGGCGTGAGGATTGGTCGGTTGGATGGCAAGTTCGTGGTCAATCCAGATCTTGAGACGGTCGCGAAGAGCGAGTTGCACCTCGTCGTGGCGGGAACGGCCGATGCGGTCATGATGGTTGAAGCAGGGGCGAACGAATTGTCCGAAGCCATCATGCTAGCGGCGATCGAACTCGCCCATGCCGAGATCAAGAAGATTGTGGCCAAGATTCGCGAGCTGCAAGCCCTCGCCGGCAAGCCTAAGCGGAAGGTGGCGAAGGAGCAGATCGACGAGGCGTTGGCCGCTCAAGTGAAGGCCTTGGTCGCGCAGGGGATCCGCGATGCCATCATGATTCCGAACAAAGCGGCCCGGCAGGAGAAGTTGGACGAGGTCAAGGGCAACGCCGTTCAGAAACTGAAGAATGCGGAAGATCCCAATCGGGAACGGCATGTCAAGCTGGTGTTCCATGAACTGGAATATACGGAAGTCCGGAACATGATCCTGGAGAAGGGTTCGCGAGCGGATGGACGGGGCCCGGCTGATATTCGCCAGATCACCTGCGAAGTCAGCGCGTTGCCGCGGACGCATGGCTCTGCGATCTTCACCAGAGGCGAGACTCAGAGTTTGGCCGTGGTCACATTGGGAACTGCGGACGACGAGCAGCGGATCGATGCGTTGGAAGGGGAGTACATGAGGACGTTCATGCTCCATTACAACTTCCCGCCGTTCAGCGTCGGCGAGGCGCGGCCGCTTCGCTCACCGGGACGCCGGGAAGTGGGCCATGGAGCCTTGGCGGAACGGGCATTGGCCCCGGTGATTCCGAGCAAGGAAGCCTTCCCCTATACGCTTCGCATCGTGTCCGACATTCTCGAATCCAACGGGTCCTCGTCGATGGCGACCGTCTGTGGCGGGAGTCTCGCGTTGATGGATGCCGGCGTGCCGGTCAGCAAAGCCGTGGCCGGGATCGCGATGGGATTGATCAAGGAAGGCGACCGGGTCATGATCCTCTCCGATATTCTCGGACTGGAAGACCACCTGGGCGACATGGACTTCAAGGTCTGCGGCACCAGGCAGGGCGTGACAGCCTTGCAGATGGATATCAAAATCGGCGGCATTACGTCGGCCTTGATGCAGAAGGCTTTGGAACAGGCGAGGGCCGGTCGTTTGCATATTCTGGGTTGTATGGAGAAAGCGCTTCAAGCGCCGAGGACGACTCTATCGGCCTATGCGCCACGGATTTTCACGATGAAGGTGAAGCAGGACAAGATCCGCGAGATCATCGGGCCGGGCGGCAAAACGATTCGCGGCATCATTGCCGATTGCGGAGTCAAAATTAACGTCGATGACAGCGGCACCGTGACGATCGCGTCGGTCGACGGCGCTTCGGCCGAAAAGGCCAAGGGCATGATCAACCGGATTACCGAAGAAGTCGAGATCGGGAAGATCTACATGGGCACGGTCCGGAAGATCATGGACTTCGGCGCCTTTGTCGAGGTCCTTCCCGGGACCGACGGATTAGTGCATATCTCGCAGCTGGCGCATCATCGGGTCCAAGCGGTATCCGACGAGGTGAAGGAAGGGGATCAAATCCTGGTGAAGGTCATGGAAGTGGACCGTCAAGGGAAGATCCGCCTCAGCCGCAAGGAAGCCATGCCGGCTCCGGCCGAGGGCGCAACCTCTGGTCCGTCTGCCGGGTAA
- a CDS encoding pitrilysin family protein codes for MYRKLVLDNGVRVVTERMPTLKSVTVGVWVNTGSRDEQPSQAGYSHFIEHMLFKGTRTRSSAEISREIDALGGEMNAFTSRETTTYYVKVLDQQLHRALELLSDLFHHSRFAPKDIEKEKQVVLEEIRMVQDDPEDLVQELHMGQVLGRHPLGRSILGREKTIRGLRRQDLLDYRETYYEPGQTVLSIAGNFKQTELDGMVAKYFGKGRAAKAIHANGRRPPEVHGGVVLKKKKLEQVHLCLGLKGVPAGHKDRYALYALNSVLGGSVSSRLFQEVREKRGLVYSIYSYLAGYSDGGMITVYAATRPKEVDRVVDLVCREIRRIGSKGIGGKELEQAKTQMKGSLMLSLESSHSRMSKLAKDELIYGKHTSLDDMLAHIDRVSEEQMFNVGRQFFKLDSLAITGLGPLAPRTLQSYR; via the coding sequence TTGTATCGCAAGCTCGTCCTGGACAACGGGGTGCGGGTCGTCACTGAACGGATGCCGACATTGAAGTCGGTCACCGTCGGTGTATGGGTCAACACCGGGTCGCGGGACGAGCAGCCTTCCCAAGCAGGCTATTCCCACTTTATCGAGCACATGCTCTTTAAGGGAACGCGCACACGTTCCTCCGCCGAGATCTCGCGTGAAATCGACGCGCTCGGCGGAGAGATGAATGCCTTCACGTCGCGGGAGACGACGACCTATTACGTGAAGGTGCTGGACCAGCAACTGCACCGTGCGCTCGAACTCCTCTCCGATCTGTTCCACCATTCCCGTTTCGCCCCCAAAGATATCGAAAAAGAAAAGCAGGTCGTTCTGGAAGAGATCCGCATGGTCCAGGACGATCCCGAAGATCTCGTGCAAGAGCTCCATATGGGCCAAGTGCTGGGGCGTCATCCGCTCGGCCGGTCGATTCTCGGTCGCGAGAAGACGATCCGGGGGCTGCGCCGCCAGGATCTGCTGGACTATCGAGAGACTTACTACGAGCCAGGCCAGACCGTGCTGTCGATTGCCGGAAACTTTAAGCAGACCGAGCTGGATGGCATGGTCGCGAAGTATTTCGGCAAGGGCCGAGCCGCAAAGGCAATCCACGCCAATGGCCGTCGTCCTCCTGAAGTGCATGGCGGTGTCGTGCTGAAGAAGAAGAAGTTGGAGCAGGTTCATCTCTGCCTCGGGCTCAAGGGCGTGCCGGCCGGACATAAGGATCGGTATGCCCTCTACGCGCTCAACAGCGTGCTGGGCGGCAGTGTGAGTTCGCGATTATTCCAGGAAGTCCGAGAAAAGCGGGGACTCGTCTATTCGATCTATTCCTATCTGGCCGGCTATTCGGACGGCGGCATGATCACCGTCTATGCGGCGACCAGACCCAAAGAGGTAGATCGTGTGGTGGATCTCGTCTGCCGTGAAATTAGACGGATCGGGAGCAAGGGCATCGGCGGAAAAGAACTTGAGCAGGCGAAGACTCAGATGAAGGGGAGCCTGATGTTGAGTTTGGAGAGTTCGCATAGCCGCATGAGCAAATTAGCGAAGGACGAACTCATCTATGGGAAGCATACATCGCTGGACGACATGCTGGCCCATATCGATCGCGTGAGCGAAGAGCAGATGTTCAATGTCGGTCGTCAATTTTTCAAACTGGACTCGCTCGCAATCACCGGATTAGGGCCTCTCGCGCCCCGCACACTTCAGTCCTACAGATGA
- the mutS gene encoding DNA mismatch repair protein MutS: MSDADASPLMRQYREVKRGYPDAVLLFRVGDFYEMFYEDAQIAAKLLSIALTSRDKSSANPIPLCGVPYHAAQGYIAKLLKAGRTVALCEQVEDPKLAKGLVRREVVRLYTPGTLVDTEFLSPGESHFLVAVAFSDATAPSAKGQSIIGLACLDVSTGDFWITEFQGAQANTQLMDELARLEPREVLHQDANAKALSCLADLRGPRLCAQPSASFDPKDAAQLLQTQFAVHSLDGFGCRGLTAGIGAAGAVLRYVRETQPTASLAHLRRLHTRWSGDSMHLDSATIRNLELVRPFGAGDRSGQDQPTVLSVLDRTATAMGSRLLRDWLVRPLLNRDAIHARLESVGELKDLIQQRVSLRATLRDIQDIARLSSRVTLGVAGPRELLALKQSVSALPELRSHLQPFTASLLADLRASWDDCRDVHDAIEQAIKQDAPMALRDGGVIREGYQAGVDELRKASTEGKGWIASLEAKERERTGIESLKVRYNQIFGYYIEITKTNLSRVPPDYIRKQTLVNAERFMTAELKELEERVTGAEAKLLALEQELFDQLRSRLANEVPRLQTMARTVALLDVLAGLAETAALQRYVKPLVDESRTILIRDGRHPVVEQLSSDLTFVPNDTSLDCEGQRLVILTGPNMAGKSTYLRQVALIVLLAQIGSFVPAAEAHIGLVDRIFTRVGASDNLAAGQSTFMVEMIESAHILNSATSRSLILLDEIGRGTSTYDGLSIAWAIAEHIQDRQHVGARTLFATHYHEMTQLEGLREGIKNYCVAVQERDGDVVFLRKIIPGGADRSYGIHVAKLAGLPPTVIERAKQVLAQLEQPDHTIEGTPVSLEQEAPKTSLPKPHPLIDEVRQIDLFSMTPLDALNRLAELQRRIGPAGQTDRDT; encoded by the coding sequence ATGAGTGACGCAGACGCCTCACCCTTAATGCGGCAATACCGCGAGGTCAAGCGCGGCTACCCCGACGCCGTGCTCTTGTTCCGCGTCGGCGACTTCTATGAGATGTTTTACGAGGATGCGCAGATCGCAGCCAAGCTGCTCTCTATCGCCCTGACCTCTCGCGACAAATCCAGCGCCAACCCTATTCCCTTATGTGGCGTGCCCTACCATGCAGCCCAGGGCTATATCGCCAAGTTGCTCAAAGCCGGTCGGACCGTGGCCCTCTGCGAACAGGTGGAAGACCCGAAACTTGCAAAGGGTCTGGTGCGCCGGGAAGTCGTCCGTCTCTATACGCCCGGCACATTGGTCGACACAGAATTTCTCTCGCCAGGCGAATCGCATTTCCTAGTCGCCGTGGCCTTTTCCGATGCTACAGCCCCCTCTGCCAAGGGCCAATCAATCATTGGGCTGGCCTGCCTAGATGTCTCCACCGGAGATTTCTGGATTACGGAATTCCAGGGAGCACAGGCCAACACCCAGCTCATGGATGAATTGGCCAGGCTGGAGCCGCGGGAAGTCCTGCACCAGGATGCCAATGCGAAGGCCTTGTCCTGCCTGGCGGACCTGCGAGGGCCCCGTCTCTGCGCCCAACCATCTGCCTCCTTCGATCCCAAAGATGCGGCGCAATTGCTCCAGACACAGTTTGCCGTACATTCCCTCGACGGATTCGGTTGCCGCGGCCTGACCGCCGGAATCGGAGCAGCCGGAGCGGTCCTGCGATATGTTCGCGAAACCCAACCGACCGCCTCCCTGGCACACCTCCGCCGCCTGCACACACGCTGGAGCGGCGACTCCATGCATCTGGATAGCGCGACGATTCGCAATCTCGAACTCGTGCGGCCATTTGGCGCAGGCGATCGATCGGGGCAGGACCAGCCGACAGTCTTGTCTGTGCTGGACCGGACTGCAACCGCGATGGGTAGCCGCCTGTTGCGCGATTGGCTCGTCAGACCGCTGCTCAATCGTGACGCCATTCACGCCAGACTCGAATCGGTCGGCGAATTAAAAGACTTGATTCAACAACGGGTCTCGCTCAGAGCCACGCTCCGCGATATCCAGGACATCGCCCGGTTGAGCAGCCGCGTGACGCTCGGTGTCGCAGGACCGCGCGAACTGCTTGCATTGAAACAATCCGTGAGCGCTCTGCCTGAACTCCGGTCCCATCTCCAGCCATTCACCGCCTCGTTGCTGGCCGATCTCCGCGCATCGTGGGACGACTGCCGCGACGTGCATGACGCCATCGAGCAGGCCATCAAGCAGGATGCGCCGATGGCTCTCCGTGACGGAGGCGTCATTCGGGAAGGGTACCAGGCGGGAGTCGATGAACTACGCAAGGCGAGCACGGAGGGCAAGGGCTGGATCGCCTCGCTGGAAGCCAAGGAGCGGGAGCGAACGGGAATCGAATCGCTCAAAGTACGCTACAACCAGATCTTCGGCTACTACATCGAAATCACCAAAACCAATCTGTCACGCGTCCCGCCCGATTACATTCGCAAACAGACCTTGGTCAATGCCGAACGATTCATGACGGCGGAGTTGAAAGAACTGGAAGAGAGGGTCACGGGAGCGGAAGCGAAGCTGCTGGCCCTGGAGCAGGAACTGTTCGATCAATTGCGCAGTCGTTTAGCCAACGAGGTGCCGCGCCTTCAGACGATGGCCAGGACCGTTGCGTTGCTCGACGTCCTCGCCGGTCTGGCAGAAACCGCGGCATTGCAGCGCTACGTCAAACCCCTCGTCGACGAGAGCAGGACGATCCTCATTCGGGACGGCCGGCACCCCGTGGTCGAGCAACTCAGCAGTGATCTCACCTTCGTGCCCAACGACACATCTCTCGACTGTGAAGGCCAGCGGCTGGTGATCCTCACGGGCCCCAACATGGCGGGCAAAAGCACCTATCTCCGCCAGGTCGCGCTAATCGTGCTGCTGGCACAGATCGGGAGCTTCGTGCCTGCAGCCGAAGCCCACATCGGACTGGTCGATCGGATTTTCACCCGCGTCGGCGCCTCGGACAACCTGGCAGCAGGCCAGAGCACCTTCATGGTGGAGATGATCGAGTCCGCTCATATCTTGAACAGTGCGACATCTCGGAGCCTGATTCTCCTGGATGAGATCGGCCGTGGCACCAGCACCTACGATGGACTGAGCATCGCCTGGGCCATCGCTGAACATATCCAGGACCGCCAGCACGTCGGAGCCAGAACCCTGTTCGCGACACACTATCACGAGATGACACAGCTGGAAGGATTACGGGAGGGGATTAAAAACTATTGCGTGGCGGTCCAGGAGCGGGATGGAGATGTGGTCTTCTTACGCAAGATCATTCCTGGCGGCGCAGACCGCAGCTACGGGATCCATGTGGCCAAACTGGCAGGGCTGCCCCCAACAGTCATCGAGCGAGCGAAACAAGTCTTGGCCCAGTTGGAACAGCCGGATCACACCATCGAGGGCACGCCCGTATCTTTGGAGCAAGAGGCCCCCAAGACGTCGCTCCCCAAGCCCCATCCGCTCATCGATGAAGTCAGACAGATCGACCTCTTCTCCATGACCCCGCTCGATGCGCTCAATCGGCTGGCCGAGCTCCAGCGTCGAATCGGCCCAGCTGGCCAAACTGATCGCGACACATAA
- a CDS encoding LapA family protein, giving the protein MIRLILVGVLLLLSLAFFLQNQEQEVTLRYFFGLLESSTPIYKPILAGFAVGLLVSGILLFPPWVRGRIELRRKTKALQDAEVDLERLRHSLEKVTGRISHTVTDEPHRDRHDE; this is encoded by the coding sequence ATGATTCGATTGATTTTAGTCGGAGTCCTGCTGCTCCTCTCTCTGGCATTCTTTCTTCAAAACCAGGAACAGGAAGTCACGCTCCGCTACTTCTTCGGTCTGCTCGAATCCTCGACGCCAATCTATAAGCCCATCCTGGCAGGATTTGCCGTGGGACTGCTGGTCTCAGGCATTCTGCTATTCCCCCCCTGGGTGCGGGGCCGGATCGAACTCCGCCGAAAGACCAAAGCCCTGCAGGATGCCGAAGTGGACTTGGAGCGATTGCGCCACTCACTTGAAAAGGTCACAGGCCGGATTTCCCATACCGTCACCGACGAGCCCCATCGAGACCGCCACGATGAGTGA
- the tsaE gene encoding tRNA (adenosine(37)-N6)-threonylcarbamoyltransferase complex ATPase subunit type 1 TsaE, with protein sequence MRSNKSPQPNGTKPAKAQPPVARRSAAAILPWKLLSSSSQQTDRLGQALGRTLRGGETIALYGPLGAGKTALVRGIAQGLGAAPEAVTSPTFVVIHEYQGRLPLAHMDWYRITSLRELESTGVIEYFSGQTVTAIEWADKGLALLPQDRIEITLSHRAEQSRTIQLRATGPASGKVLALTRQAHRTAPNRVSNKKGTTKS encoded by the coding sequence ATGCGCTCCAACAAATCGCCACAACCTAACGGCACGAAGCCAGCCAAGGCACAACCGCCTGTTGCCAGGCGCAGCGCCGCAGCGATCCTGCCGTGGAAACTCCTGTCTTCATCGAGCCAACAGACCGACCGGTTAGGCCAAGCGCTCGGCCGGACGCTACGCGGAGGAGAAACGATCGCGCTCTACGGGCCGCTCGGCGCCGGCAAGACCGCGCTCGTGCGCGGCATCGCGCAGGGGCTGGGCGCAGCGCCTGAAGCCGTGACCAGTCCGACCTTCGTCGTCATTCATGAATACCAGGGACGCCTACCTCTGGCCCACATGGATTGGTATCGCATCACCTCACTCCGCGAGCTTGAATCGACCGGCGTAATCGAGTATTTCTCTGGCCAGACGGTCACGGCTATCGAATGGGCCGACAAGGGCCTGGCCCTGTTGCCGCAGGACCGGATCGAAATTACCCTGAGCCATCGGGCCGAGCAGAGCCGGACGATTCAATTAAGGGCGACGGGGCCGGCGTCCGGCAAAGTCCTCGCACTCACGCGCCAAGCCCATCGAACGGCGCCGAACCGAGTTTCGAACAAGAAGGGGACAACGAAGTCATGA
- a CDS encoding NAD(P)H-hydrate dehydratase: MNIVTGAEMQLLDRRTITEAKIPSATLMERAGEGIVRQLEEQYGPMRGKTVTILCGKGNNGGDGLVVARLLHRQRAKVQVLLLTPVADLSRDAAAMYRRFAKVAGSAKILRFRPAEQVRPLLASSDILVDALLGTGLSAEVTGTYREAIELINGAGKPVIAVDLPSGIHADTGAILGQAVRASLTVTLGLPKLGLYVGAGIDQAGIIRIVDIGIPPAYVDKLESRTRLLTSDDIVNMLPERRPSSHKGTFGHAGIIAGSVGKTGAAALAAQAALRIGAGLVTVATPSSVNDVLESKLLEAMTMPFPETKARTLARSGLDRILAFVQARTAIAIGPGLSTHHETVELVQALMKHLDRPSVLDADALNALAGRASLLTECPTPPILTPHPGEMARLEVDATAQSINADRIGTARRFARERGVFVVLKGARTVIARPDGLVAICPTGNPGMATAGTGDVLTGMIVGLLAQGVPSWEAVCAATYLHGLAGDLAARQLGQAGMIASDLIAQIPYALQQIATT, from the coding sequence ATGAACATCGTGACCGGAGCCGAGATGCAGCTGCTCGATCGCCGCACGATCACTGAGGCGAAGATCCCTAGCGCCACCTTGATGGAGCGGGCTGGCGAGGGAATCGTCAGGCAACTGGAAGAACAATACGGACCAATGCGCGGCAAGACCGTAACCATCCTCTGCGGAAAAGGGAACAACGGAGGAGATGGATTGGTGGTGGCCCGCCTGCTGCACCGCCAACGAGCCAAGGTCCAAGTGCTACTCCTGACGCCGGTTGCCGATCTGAGCCGTGATGCCGCAGCCATGTATCGTCGGTTCGCAAAGGTCGCAGGGAGTGCCAAGATCCTTCGATTCCGGCCTGCCGAGCAGGTTCGTCCCCTGCTCGCCTCCAGTGATATCCTCGTCGATGCCCTCCTGGGCACAGGCTTATCCGCTGAAGTCACCGGAACCTATCGCGAGGCCATCGAACTCATCAATGGTGCAGGAAAGCCGGTCATCGCAGTCGATCTGCCATCCGGCATTCATGCTGATACAGGCGCCATTCTAGGGCAAGCGGTCCGCGCCTCGCTCACCGTCACGCTCGGCCTCCCGAAACTCGGCCTCTACGTCGGAGCAGGAATCGACCAGGCAGGAATCATCCGCATCGTCGATATCGGCATTCCCCCGGCCTATGTGGACAAGCTCGAAAGCAGAACGCGGCTCCTGACCAGCGATGACATCGTCAACATGCTGCCGGAACGGCGGCCCTCCTCCCATAAAGGCACGTTCGGCCATGCGGGGATTATTGCCGGGTCCGTGGGGAAAACCGGCGCAGCAGCGTTAGCGGCTCAGGCTGCGCTGCGGATCGGAGCCGGCCTCGTCACCGTGGCCACCCCCAGCAGCGTCAACGATGTGCTGGAGTCCAAACTACTGGAAGCGATGACGATGCCGTTCCCGGAAACCAAGGCGCGAACCTTGGCCCGCTCGGGACTCGATCGCATCCTCGCCTTTGTCCAGGCTCGCACGGCCATTGCCATCGGCCCAGGCCTCTCGACCCATCACGAAACCGTCGAACTGGTGCAGGCGCTCATGAAGCACCTGGATCGGCCCTCCGTCCTCGATGCCGATGCGCTCAATGCCTTAGCAGGACGAGCCTCGCTGCTGACCGAATGTCCCACTCCACCCATCCTGACCCCTCATCCCGGTGAGATGGCCCGGCTGGAAGTCGATGCCACAGCGCAGAGCATCAACGCAGACCGCATCGGCACGGCCAGACGGTTTGCCAGAGAACGAGGCGTGTTCGTTGTCCTAAAAGGCGCACGCACCGTCATCGCCCGCCCCGACGGACTGGTCGCCATCTGCCCGACCGGGAATCCCGGCATGGCCACGGCTGGAACCGGCGATGTCTTAACCGGCATGATCGTCGGCCTACTGGCGCAAGGGGTCCCGTCATGGGAGGCTGTTTGCGCCGCAACCTATCTTCACGGATTAGCCGGCGACTTGGCAGCCCGGCAGCTCGGACAGGCCGGAATGATCGCCAGCGACCTAATCGCTCAGATTCCTTATGCGCTCCAACAAATCGCCACAACCTAA
- a CDS encoding pyridoxine 5'-phosphate synthase: MPRLGVNIDHVATLRQARGGTDPDPLTASVLVELAGADGIVVHLREDRRHIQDRDLRLLRELIRTKLDLEMAADETMAKIALTIKPDMVTLVPEHRQELTTEGGLDVAGHRDRIQQIVAMLHDGGIPVSLFIEPDLAQVKAAHRVSADFVELHTGRYANAKRSKEADAEVEAITQAAKLSYKLGMGVNAGHGLDYRNIARLLNIPEIVEYNIGHSIIARAVLVGLDQAVREMKALLGNRLL, translated from the coding sequence GTGCCACGACTTGGGGTGAATATCGACCATGTGGCCACGTTGCGGCAAGCCCGCGGTGGAACCGACCCGGACCCTCTGACTGCCTCCGTACTGGTGGAACTGGCCGGCGCCGACGGCATTGTCGTCCACCTCAGGGAAGATCGCCGGCACATTCAAGACCGCGATCTCCGCCTCTTACGGGAACTCATCCGCACCAAACTCGATCTGGAGATGGCCGCCGATGAGACCATGGCCAAAATTGCCCTGACCATCAAACCGGACATGGTCACCCTTGTCCCGGAACATCGTCAGGAACTCACGACTGAAGGCGGTTTGGACGTGGCAGGCCACAGAGACCGTATCCAGCAGATCGTGGCCATGCTCCACGATGGCGGCATTCCCGTCAGTCTCTTCATCGAACCGGATTTGGCGCAGGTCAAAGCGGCACACAGAGTGTCCGCCGATTTCGTCGAACTCCATACGGGCCGCTATGCAAATGCCAAACGCTCGAAAGAAGCCGATGCGGAAGTCGAAGCCATTACGCAGGCCGCCAAGCTCTCATACAAGCTGGGCATGGGCGTCAACGCCGGACATGGATTGGACTATCGCAACATCGCACGGTTGCTGAACATTCCTGAAATCGTCGAATACAACATCGGCCACAGCATCATTGCCCGAGCAGTCCTGGTGGGCCTCGACCAAGCTGTCAGGGAAATGAAAGCGTTGCTAGGTAACCGTCTCCTCTAA
- the alaC gene encoding alanine transaminase: MGLGDGFYRIKRLPPYVFAQVQSLKLEARQQGEDIIDFGMGNPDQPTPSHIVEKMIEAARKGKNHRYSASRGITKLRHAIAGWYKRNYDVDLDPETETIVTIGSKEGLAHLALALIGPGDVVLTPTPTYPIHMYSFIIAGGEVRGIELRPDSDFFEELQKVYRQTFPRPKILVINFPHNPTTAVVDLEFFKKIVAFAKEHNVIVIHDLAYADLVFDGYKAPSFLQAPGAKDVGVEFYTLSKAYNMPGWRVGFCCGNREVVGALAKIKSYLDYGIFQPLQIASVIALNGPQECVKETVLRYQKRRDVLVGGLNRIGWQVTKPVATMFVWARIPLPYRSMGSLEFSKLLLREAKVAVSPGIGFGEGGDEYVRFGLVENEHRTRQAVRGIRKALKLEGSEE, from the coding sequence ATGGGATTAGGCGACGGATTTTATCGCATCAAACGGCTACCACCTTATGTCTTTGCCCAGGTGCAGAGTCTCAAGCTTGAGGCTCGCCAACAGGGTGAAGACATTATCGATTTCGGAATGGGCAATCCTGACCAGCCGACGCCGAGCCATATCGTCGAGAAGATGATCGAGGCGGCGCGGAAGGGAAAAAATCATCGCTACTCGGCCTCGCGCGGCATTACCAAGCTGCGGCATGCGATCGCCGGCTGGTATAAACGAAATTACGACGTCGATCTGGATCCTGAGACCGAGACGATCGTCACAATCGGCTCCAAGGAAGGGTTGGCGCATCTGGCCTTGGCCTTGATTGGCCCAGGCGACGTCGTCTTGACGCCGACGCCGACCTATCCCATCCATATGTACAGTTTTATTATTGCGGGAGGCGAAGTTCGCGGAATCGAGTTGCGCCCGGACAGCGACTTCTTCGAAGAGCTACAGAAGGTCTATCGCCAGACTTTCCCACGACCGAAGATCTTGGTGATCAATTTTCCGCACAATCCCACCACCGCCGTGGTGGACCTCGAATTTTTCAAGAAGATCGTTGCCTTTGCCAAAGAGCACAACGTGATCGTCATTCACGACCTGGCCTATGCGGACTTGGTGTTCGATGGCTACAAGGCGCCGAGCTTCTTGCAGGCTCCCGGCGCCAAGGATGTTGGCGTGGAGTTCTATACGCTGTCCAAGGCCTACAATATGCCGGGCTGGCGCGTGGGCTTCTGTTGCGGCAATCGCGAAGTTGTCGGCGCCTTGGCCAAGATCAAGAGTTATCTCGACTACGGAATTTTTCAGCCCTTGCAGATCGCGAGTGTCATTGCCCTCAATGGGCCGCAAGAATGCGTCAAGGAGACAGTGCTGCGTTATCAGAAGCGGCGCGACGTGTTGGTGGGCGGTCTGAATCGTATCGGGTGGCAGGTGACGAAGCCTGTGGCGACCATGTTCGTCTGGGCCAGGATTCCCTTGCCCTACCGGTCGATGGGCTCGTTGGAGTTTTCCAAGCTCCTGCTCCGCGAGGCCAAAGTCGCTGTGTCTCCCGGGATCGGATTCGGTGAAGGCGGGGACGAGTATGTGCGGTTCGGCCTGGTTGAAAACGAACATCGCACGAGGCAAGCCGTACGCGGCATTCGCAAGGCCCTGAAGCTGGAGGGGTCTGAAGAATGA